One part of the Caproiciproducens sp. CPB-2 genome encodes these proteins:
- the yfmH gene encoding EF-P 5-aminopentanol modification-associated protein YfmH, translating to MNVMKEIKSSRIGDRYFEINHSSGLKIFVYPKENYSSTYAVFGTKYGSVDTCFKTSEETELNTVPNGIAHYLEHKLFESEDGDAFARYAKTGASANAYTSFDKTCYLFSCSEKVYESLGILLDFVQSPYFTEQTVQKEQGIIGQEIRMYDDDPQWRVMFNLLRAIYHKHPVRIDIAGTVESIAEITPELLYKCYHTFYNLNNMVLCVAGNVDVYKVLELCDKMLKPSKNVTIDRFFEEEPEGVVESRVEQKLSVAAPIFQLGFKEKAGKNRLSAREIADTEILLEILASDASPLFRRLLDAGLINQSSFSYEYFEGPGYASVIFSGESKDPDAVAQEIKKEVAGLREHGLDPAAFERSKKAVYGRMVSSFNSVDNIANTMASLAFTGHELFNYIDTIASADIQSVQNRLNVQLRPEYSALSIVRPVEE from the coding sequence ATGAATGTAATGAAGGAAATCAAAAGCTCACGGATCGGCGACCGGTATTTTGAGATCAACCATTCGTCCGGGCTGAAAATCTTTGTATATCCGAAAGAGAATTACAGCTCCACTTATGCTGTATTTGGCACCAAATACGGTTCTGTGGACACCTGCTTTAAAACTTCGGAAGAAACCGAGCTGAATACGGTCCCCAACGGCATCGCGCATTATCTGGAGCACAAGCTTTTTGAAAGCGAGGATGGGGACGCCTTTGCCCGTTACGCAAAAACGGGGGCTTCCGCAAACGCCTATACTTCTTTTGACAAAACCTGTTACCTGTTTTCCTGTTCGGAAAAAGTATACGAATCGCTGGGAATCCTTCTGGATTTTGTTCAGTCCCCTTATTTTACCGAGCAGACCGTACAGAAGGAGCAGGGCATTATCGGCCAGGAAATCAGGATGTACGACGACGACCCGCAGTGGCGCGTGATGTTCAACCTTCTGCGCGCCATATACCATAAGCATCCGGTCAGGATCGATATTGCCGGAACGGTCGAAAGTATTGCGGAGATTACGCCGGAGTTGCTTTATAAGTGCTATCATACCTTCTATAACCTCAACAATATGGTGCTGTGTGTCGCGGGAAACGTCGACGTTTACAAGGTGCTGGAACTTTGCGATAAAATGCTGAAGCCCTCTAAAAACGTCACCATCGACCGCTTTTTTGAAGAAGAGCCCGAGGGGGTTGTGGAGAGCAGGGTGGAACAGAAGCTTTCCGTGGCCGCCCCGATCTTTCAACTGGGCTTTAAGGAAAAGGCGGGCAAGAACCGCCTGTCTGCCCGCGAAATCGCGGACACGGAAATCCTGCTGGAAATCCTGGCTTCCGACGCGTCCCCGCTGTTCCGCAGGCTGCTGGACGCCGGGCTGATTAATCAGTCCTCCTTCTCCTATGAATATTTTGAGGGACCGGGTTATGCGTCGGTGATCTTTTCCGGGGAATCAAAGGACCCCGATGCCGTTGCGCAGGAGATCAAAAAAGAGGTTGCCGGGCTGCGTGAACACGGACTGGACCCCGCGGCTTTTGAGCGCTCCAAAAAAGCGGTTTACGGCCGTATGGTCTCGTCTTTCAACAGTGTGGACAACATCGCCAATACCATGGCCTCACTGGCGTTTACCGGCCATGAACTGTTTAACTATATCGATACGATTGCTTCGGCGGATATTCAGTCCGTGCAGAACAGGCTCAATGTCCAGCTCAGACCGGAGTATTCCGCACTTTCCATTGTAAGACCGGTTGAAGAATAA
- a CDS encoding TlyA family RNA methyltransferase, protein MIEKKRLDCLLFDQGLTESREKAKAMIMMGNVYIDHQKSDKPGTMLPVDTKIEIRGETMPYVSRGGWKLEKAMSVFPIELKEKITMDIGASTGGFTDCMLQNGAKKVYSIDVGYGQLAWKLRTDPRVVNLERTNVRYLTREQVPDDIDFFSVDVSFISLCLVLPVAREFMAENAQAVCLIKPQFEAGRGKVGKKGVVRDRAVHQEVIEKITGFVLEHGFSVLGLTYSPVKGPEGNIEYLVYLQKSEKPESVPLNIEALVEESHHTLNGGE, encoded by the coding sequence GTGATAGAGAAAAAAAGACTGGACTGCCTGCTGTTTGACCAGGGTCTTACCGAAAGCAGGGAAAAGGCCAAGGCAATGATCATGATGGGCAATGTCTATATCGATCATCAGAAGTCCGACAAGCCCGGGACCATGCTTCCGGTCGATACGAAAATAGAAATCCGCGGGGAGACCATGCCCTATGTGAGCCGCGGCGGCTGGAAGCTGGAAAAGGCCATGTCTGTTTTCCCGATTGAACTGAAAGAGAAAATCACGATGGATATCGGCGCTTCTACCGGCGGTTTTACGGACTGCATGCTGCAGAACGGCGCGAAAAAGGTCTATTCCATCGACGTCGGCTACGGGCAGCTCGCGTGGAAGCTGCGTACGGACCCAAGGGTCGTGAATCTGGAGCGCACCAATGTCCGTTACCTTACACGGGAGCAGGTGCCGGACGACATCGATTTTTTCAGCGTGGACGTCTCTTTTATTTCCCTTTGCCTGGTCCTTCCCGTCGCAAGGGAGTTCATGGCGGAAAACGCGCAGGCCGTCTGCCTGATCAAGCCCCAATTTGAAGCGGGGCGGGGGAAAGTAGGCAAAAAAGGCGTGGTGCGCGATCGGGCGGTTCACCAGGAAGTGATTGAAAAAATAACCGGCTTTGTGCTGGAACACGGGTTTTCCGTTCTGGGCCTGACTTATTCCCCGGTAAAAGGGCCGGAGGGGAATATTGAGTATTTGGTTTACCTTCAAAAATCGGAGAAACCGGAAAGTGTTCCGTTGAACATAGAAGCATTGGTGGAAGAATCCCATCATACATTAAACGGTGGTGAATAA
- a CDS encoding NAD(+)/NADH kinase produces MKIAIMPNLSKHNAQLHTTRVAETLQKFGAEVCMRLNLKSCFPNSHIVFYDDFDKMMSDCDAVIAVGGDGTIIHSSRHAAVAEKPILGINVGRLGFVAGLETDELDKLKKLIDGDYTIENRMMLEIQLVNQGKEETHLALNDAVIARGALSRILDITVHFNDKNVCEYRADGLIISTPTGSTAYSLSAGGPVIDPSINCILLSPICPHSLLTRPVIFGPDAKLSVTACSHYKSEIILSVDGDTFIRIADNQKINFCRSERMVRIIKLKDDNFYEVVNEKLAERRN; encoded by the coding sequence TTGAAAATAGCGATCATGCCGAATCTAAGCAAGCACAACGCACAGCTTCATACTACGCGGGTAGCGGAAACGCTGCAAAAATTCGGTGCGGAGGTATGCATGCGATTAAACCTGAAAAGCTGTTTTCCAAATTCACACATTGTTTTTTACGATGATTTTGATAAAATGATGTCCGACTGCGACGCTGTCATTGCCGTTGGCGGCGACGGAACCATCATTCACTCTTCCCGGCATGCCGCCGTGGCGGAAAAGCCGATTTTGGGCATCAATGTGGGGCGGCTTGGTTTTGTCGCCGGGCTGGAAACGGACGAGCTTGACAAGCTTAAAAAGCTGATCGACGGGGACTATACCATCGAAAACCGTATGATGCTGGAAATCCAGCTGGTCAATCAGGGGAAAGAGGAAACCCATTTGGCGCTGAACGACGCGGTAATCGCCCGCGGAGCGCTTTCCCGGATCCTGGATATCACCGTTCACTTCAATGATAAAAATGTCTGTGAATACAGGGCGGACGGCCTGATTATTTCCACTCCCACCGGCTCGACCGCGTATTCCCTTTCCGCCGGCGGCCCCGTGATCGACCCGAGCATCAACTGTATTCTGCTTTCGCCGATCTGTCCGCATTCCCTGCTGACAAGGCCGGTTATTTTCGGGCCGGACGCTAAGCTGAGCGTAACGGCGTGTTCCCACTATAAAAGCGAGATTATTTTGTCCGTGGACGGAGACACTTTTATTCGGATTGCGGATAATCAGAAAATTAATTTTTGCCGTTCGGAGCGTATGGTGAGAATTATTAAACTAAAAGACGATAATTTTTATGAGGTAGTGAACGAAAAATTAGCCGAGAGGAGAAATTGA
- the folD gene encoding bifunctional methylenetetrahydrofolate dehydrogenase/methenyltetrahydrofolate cyclohydrolase FolD: MAKYIDGKAVAAEIRAQLALEVEKMVRFGVTPGLAVVIVGDDPASRTYVNNKKRACAQAGIYSEEYALPASASQKEIMDLVAKLNAKKDINGILVQSPLPDGLDEKAVVEAIDPEKDVDAFHPSNVGRIMIGNYHFLPCTPAGVIELLRHEKIGIEGKNCVVIGRSNIVGKPMAMLLLHHNGTVTICHSRTRNLKEVCRQADILVAAVGKPKFVTADMVKPGAVVIDVGMDRDENGKLCGDVDFANVEKTASYITPVPGGVGPMTIAMLLKNTVAAAKRQNGMTL; the protein is encoded by the coding sequence ATGGCGAAATACATTGACGGGAAAGCGGTTGCGGCCGAAATTCGGGCTCAGCTGGCCCTTGAAGTTGAGAAAATGGTCCGGTTCGGCGTAACGCCGGGCCTTGCCGTGGTGATTGTCGGAGACGACCCCGCGTCAAGAACGTATGTAAACAATAAAAAAAGGGCCTGCGCTCAGGCGGGAATCTATTCCGAAGAATACGCCCTGCCCGCGTCCGCCTCTCAAAAAGAAATCATGGACCTAGTCGCGAAACTGAACGCTAAAAAAGACATTAACGGTATTTTGGTTCAATCCCCGCTGCCGGACGGATTGGATGAAAAGGCGGTGGTGGAAGCCATTGATCCCGAAAAAGACGTGGACGCTTTCCACCCTTCCAATGTGGGCAGAATCATGATCGGAAACTATCATTTCCTGCCCTGTACTCCCGCGGGGGTCATTGAGCTTCTCCGCCATGAAAAGATCGGGATCGAAGGAAAAAACTGTGTCGTAATCGGGAGAAGCAATATTGTCGGTAAGCCGATGGCCATGCTGCTCCTGCATCATAACGGGACGGTGACCATCTGCCACAGCAGAACCAGAAATCTGAAGGAAGTATGCAGACAGGCCGATATCCTTGTCGCGGCGGTCGGCAAACCGAAATTTGTTACCGCGGATATGGTGAAACCGGGTGCGGTGGTGATCGATGTGGGAATGGACCGCGACGAAAACGGAAAACTGTGCGGAGACGTTGACTTTGCCAATGTGGAGAAAACAGCTTCTTACATAACTCCTGTTCCGGGCGGTGTCGGTCCCATGACGATTGCGATGCTCCTTAAAAATACAGTTGCCGCGGCGAAGCGTCAGAACGGGATGACTCTGTAA
- the yfmF gene encoding EF-P 5-aminopentanol modification-associated protein YfmF — MTEIEQRSVCDGVNFRSVRDMKFKTVRMSVNFLLPLQKKAVASNAILPFLLSRASREYPDFTKLGERLAELYGADLSADVQKIGDVQMLSLYASGIADRYALQGESTSTELSKLLCSVLFDPPFEDGLFPKDGFEQEQRQTIELIDSEFNDKRTYARQRCEEIMCKNEPYGISRYGSKEDIRNLKREELTGVWRYLIQNARIEIMVLGDCDPKPVYEGFYNAFQKLGKRSTVECPTVNVKKADQANEVTEKMDIAQSKLVLGFRTAASLRDEQVEAVKLMVALFGGTPNSKLFLNVREKLSLCYYCSALYVSMKGIMLVQSGVETKNIEKAKEEILFQLGEIKKGNFDDNEVNAAKLSMCNSYRSLSDSLGGLEAWYLSQTFANYVKRPEEAAALISAVTRQQIIDAANNVTLDTVYRLVGNGVEKE, encoded by the coding sequence ATGACAGAAATAGAACAGCGTTCCGTTTGTGACGGCGTCAACTTCAGAAGCGTCCGGGATATGAAATTCAAAACGGTGCGCATGTCCGTTAATTTTTTACTGCCCCTTCAAAAAAAAGCTGTGGCTTCCAATGCCATTCTGCCTTTCCTTCTCAGCCGCGCCAGCAGGGAATATCCCGACTTTACAAAACTGGGTGAACGTCTGGCCGAGCTTTACGGAGCGGATCTGAGTGCCGACGTTCAGAAAATCGGCGACGTCCAGATGCTGTCTCTTTATGCTTCTGGAATTGCCGACAGGTATGCTTTGCAGGGGGAGAGCACTTCGACTGAGCTCTCAAAGCTGCTGTGCAGCGTTCTGTTTGACCCGCCGTTTGAAGACGGCCTTTTCCCGAAGGACGGATTTGAGCAGGAACAGCGCCAGACGATTGAACTGATCGACTCTGAATTCAATGACAAGCGTACCTATGCCAGACAGCGCTGTGAAGAAATCATGTGTAAAAACGAGCCGTACGGCATCAGCCGTTATGGCAGCAAGGAAGATATCAGGAATCTGAAGCGTGAGGAACTGACCGGGGTATGGCGCTATCTGATTCAGAACGCAAGGATCGAAATCATGGTTCTGGGCGACTGTGATCCCAAGCCCGTTTATGAAGGGTTTTATAACGCTTTTCAGAAGCTTGGCAAAAGATCCACGGTGGAGTGTCCGACTGTCAATGTCAAAAAAGCGGATCAGGCCAATGAAGTCACCGAAAAAATGGATATTGCCCAGTCCAAGCTCGTTCTCGGCTTCCGCACCGCGGCCTCCCTTCGGGATGAGCAGGTGGAGGCGGTCAAGCTGATGGTTGCCCTTTTTGGCGGCACCCCGAACTCCAAGCTGTTTCTGAATGTCCGCGAAAAGCTCAGCCTTTGCTACTATTGCAGCGCGCTGTACGTTTCCATGAAAGGAATCATGCTTGTACAGAGCGGCGTTGAGACGAAGAATATTGAAAAGGCCAAAGAGGAAATTTTATTCCAGCTGGGAGAAATAAAAAAGGGCAATTTTGACGATAATGAAGTCAATGCGGCAAAACTCAGCATGTGCAACAGTTACCGCTCTCTTTCCGATTCCCTTGGCGGGCTGGAGGCGTGGTACCTGTCGCAGACTTTTGCCAATTATGTTAAACGCCCGGAGGAAGCGGCGGCGCTGATCAGCGCCGTTACGCGTCAGCAGATTATCGACGCCGCTAACAATGTCACTCTTGACACAGTGTATCGCTTGGTCGGAAACGGGGTAGAAAAAGAATGA
- the dxs gene encoding 1-deoxy-D-xylulose-5-phosphate synthase, which translates to MDNLLNQINFPEDLQKLSLDELYELCDEIREKIIKTVSNNGGHLASNLGVVELTVALHRVFSSKDDRIVWDVGHQAYTHKILTGRRDTISTIRMQGGLSGYPNRMESSYDAFNAGHSSTSISAALGIANAKLLAGEPGHVISLIGDGALTGGLAYEGLNNAGRFKKNFIVILNDNKMSISRNVGSIARYLAHIRTKPGYFKAKGNIETALNRLPHVGKPLHHFLSKSKAALKQILYNSTIFEDMGFYYYGPFDGHDLGKLIDVLENAKNINHPVLLHVITRKGKGYPYAEQNPGAFHGISSFDIKTGKSAPAGENFSSVFGSHLCALAGKDEKICAITAAMQMGTGLTGFAKQFPGRFFDVGIAEEHAVTFAGGLAAGGMLPVCAIYSTFLQRGYDQIIHDAAIQRVKVTFAIDRAGVVGDDGETHQGIFDAAFLSTVPGITVYSPAYYDELYFSFQQALYQCEGVSAVRYPRGKPMFKPFDFESTGKAYDIYGQDEAELVIVTYGRLFSMACKAVTSLKESGIPAKIIKLNRITPVDRDAVAEAAAAKKVFFFEEGIQQGGIGEHFSYLLSQSGYRGEFRLRAITSFVPHATMLQSLSALGLDDKGMVNMILTEYKK; encoded by the coding sequence ATGGACAACCTTTTAAATCAAATTAATTTTCCGGAAGACTTGCAAAAGCTTTCCCTGGATGAACTTTATGAATTGTGCGATGAAATTCGCGAAAAAATCATTAAGACCGTTTCCAACAACGGAGGACATCTGGCTTCCAACCTGGGGGTCGTTGAATTAACGGTTGCGCTGCACCGTGTTTTCAGTTCCAAGGACGACAGGATTGTCTGGGACGTCGGGCATCAGGCCTATACCCATAAGATTCTGACCGGCAGGCGCGACACCATTTCCACCATTCGGATGCAGGGCGGTCTTTCCGGCTATCCGAACCGCATGGAAAGCAGTTACGACGCTTTTAACGCGGGGCACAGCAGCACCTCTATCTCCGCAGCGCTGGGAATCGCCAACGCAAAGCTTCTTGCTGGAGAGCCAGGCCACGTTATTTCTCTGATCGGCGACGGCGCGCTGACCGGCGGTCTGGCTTATGAAGGCCTGAACAATGCCGGACGCTTCAAGAAGAATTTTATTGTCATTTTGAATGACAATAAAATGTCTATTTCGCGCAATGTCGGTTCCATCGCCCGCTATTTGGCGCACATTCGCACAAAGCCCGGTTATTTCAAGGCAAAGGGCAATATTGAAACCGCGCTGAACCGGCTTCCTCACGTAGGAAAGCCACTGCATCATTTTCTTTCGAAATCAAAGGCTGCTTTAAAGCAGATATTATATAACAGTACCATTTTTGAAGATATGGGCTTTTATTATTACGGGCCGTTTGACGGTCATGATTTGGGAAAGCTGATTGATGTTCTGGAAAATGCCAAGAATATCAACCATCCGGTTTTGCTCCATGTGATTACCCGCAAAGGAAAGGGCTATCCGTATGCGGAGCAGAATCCGGGAGCTTTTCACGGGATATCCAGTTTCGATATTAAGACGGGAAAATCCGCCCCTGCCGGTGAGAATTTTTCCAGTGTTTTCGGCAGCCATCTTTGCGCGCTGGCGGGTAAGGATGAAAAAATCTGCGCGATTACCGCAGCGATGCAGATGGGAACCGGTCTGACGGGTTTTGCGAAGCAGTTTCCCGGCCGTTTTTTCGATGTGGGGATTGCGGAAGAGCATGCGGTAACCTTTGCCGGCGGTCTTGCCGCGGGCGGCATGCTTCCCGTATGCGCGATTTATTCCACGTTTTTACAGCGCGGCTACGATCAGATTATTCATGACGCAGCCATCCAAAGGGTAAAGGTGACGTTTGCCATTGACCGGGCGGGTGTTGTCGGCGACGACGGCGAAACGCATCAGGGTATTTTTGATGCGGCTTTTCTGAGCACCGTTCCCGGGATTACCGTTTATTCTCCGGCTTACTATGACGAGCTTTATTTTTCTTTCCAGCAGGCGCTTTACCAGTGCGAAGGCGTTTCCGCCGTGCGCTATCCGCGCGGAAAGCCAATGTTTAAGCCCTTCGACTTTGAGAGTACCGGGAAAGCTTACGACATTTACGGACAGGATGAGGCGGAGCTGGTGATTGTGACCTACGGCCGTTTGTTTTCCATGGCCTGCAAGGCCGTCACATCGCTGAAAGAGTCCGGGATCCCTGCGAAAATTATCAAGCTGAACCGGATTACTCCGGTGGACAGGGATGCGGTAGCGGAAGCTGCGGCCGCAAAAAAAGTCTTTTTCTTTGAAGAGGGAATCCAGCAGGGAGGAATCGGAGAGCATTTCAGCTATCTGCTGTCCCAGAGCGGGTACCGCGGCGAGTTCCGCTTACGCGCGATCACCAGCTTTGTTCCCCATGCGACAATGCTGCAGTCGCTCAGCGCTCTTGGCCTTGACGACAAGGGAATGGTAAATATGATATTGACGGAGTACAAAAAGTGA
- a CDS encoding DMT family transporter translates to MKIKNQALAADLGLVFVTIIWGSAFVVVKNATGAVPTSYIIAIRFGIAVLLMTVFFFKRLKKIDADCIKSGAVLGVLSFIAYYLQTTGVKYTTAGNNAFLTAVYVVVVPFLYWLLRNKKPDLYNIAAALICIAGIGLLSLHAGFTINIGDILSLLCGIAFASQIVGTSILTEKNDPILLSYTQFAVTGVIGLAVALCTETFPAGLGTDSVLSLLYIGVFSTLIALVLQTVCQKYTPPARASLIMSLESLFGSVFGIIFLQEALTPKILAGSLLILLSILISETKPSFFRWNQKRTELQEDSAE, encoded by the coding sequence TTGAAAATTAAAAATCAGGCACTGGCCGCGGATTTGGGGCTGGTTTTCGTCACAATCATCTGGGGCAGCGCTTTTGTCGTCGTAAAAAACGCTACCGGCGCCGTTCCGACGAGCTACATCATTGCGATCCGTTTCGGGATCGCCGTTTTGCTCATGACTGTTTTTTTCTTCAAAAGGCTGAAAAAAATAGACGCCGACTGTATCAAGTCGGGTGCCGTCCTCGGGGTCCTGAGTTTTATCGCCTATTATTTGCAGACAACCGGCGTAAAATATACAACGGCGGGCAACAATGCGTTTTTAACGGCCGTCTATGTTGTGGTGGTGCCGTTCCTTTATTGGCTGCTGCGCAATAAAAAGCCGGATTTGTACAATATAGCGGCTGCATTAATATGCATTGCCGGAATCGGGCTTTTATCGCTGCACGCAGGGTTCACCATAAACATCGGGGATATTCTCTCTCTGCTGTGCGGAATCGCTTTTGCTTCACAGATCGTAGGTACCAGTATTTTAACCGAAAAGAATGATCCTATTCTGCTCTCCTACACGCAATTTGCCGTTACCGGAGTGATTGGCCTGGCAGTGGCTCTCTGCACGGAAACGTTCCCCGCCGGCCTGGGAACCGACTCCGTCCTGTCTCTTTTATACATCGGCGTATTCAGCACGTTGATCGCACTGGTTTTGCAAACCGTCTGTCAAAAGTACACCCCGCCCGCAAGAGCTTCTTTGATTATGTCGCTGGAATCTCTGTTCGGCTCGGTTTTCGGCATTATCTTTTTACAGGAAGCGCTGACGCCCAAAATCTTAGCCGGATCCCTGCTGATTCTGCTTTCCATTCTGATTTCGGAAACAAAGCCGTCTTTTTTCAGATGGAATCAAAAAAGGACGGAACTGCAGGAAGACAGCGCGGAATAA
- the lgt gene encoding prolipoprotein diacylglyceryl transferase, protein MLNVQFPGLGIHFTINPVAFSIGSLTVRWYGVIIAVGFLLAFLYVMASCKKFNMDQDRLIDAVIVGIIGGIIGARAYYVIFDTSDQYLRNPISALYIWEGGLGIYGGIIGGLLCGALIAKLRKISVPAMLDLASLGFLIGQTIGRWGNFVNQEAFGRETTLPWGMVSENTSAIANGPVHPCFLYESLWCLLGFVLLHIFSRRFRRYDGQVFLGYLIWYGVGRFFIEGLRTDSLITPVIPLRVSQVVAVITVLTGIALLIVFRNRTALTGCGSPKVMALNAVVDEVPEELIDDDTSTIFDTDASEDTSDGAVQEEPAASEPVAEPEEPVSASSEDTAEETEKS, encoded by the coding sequence ATGTTAAATGTTCAATTTCCGGGACTAGGCATTCACTTTACAATCAATCCGGTTGCATTTTCAATCGGTTCGCTTACCGTCAGATGGTACGGTGTGATTATTGCGGTCGGTTTTTTACTGGCTTTCCTTTATGTGATGGCAAGCTGCAAAAAATTTAATATGGATCAGGACAGGCTCATCGACGCCGTGATTGTCGGTATTATCGGCGGAATCATCGGCGCAAGGGCCTACTATGTCATTTTCGATACCAGCGACCAGTATCTGAGAAATCCGATCAGCGCCCTTTATATCTGGGAGGGAGGACTTGGAATTTACGGCGGAATCATCGGCGGCCTGCTCTGCGGCGCGCTGATCGCCAAGCTGCGCAAAATCAGCGTTCCGGCCATGCTGGACCTGGCCTCGCTCGGCTTCCTGATCGGACAGACGATCGGCCGCTGGGGCAACTTTGTCAATCAGGAGGCGTTTGGCCGCGAAACCACTCTGCCGTGGGGCATGGTCAGCGAAAATACTTCCGCCATTGCGAACGGCCCTGTGCATCCCTGCTTCCTTTATGAATCCTTATGGTGCCTTCTGGGCTTTGTCCTGCTACATATTTTCAGCCGCAGGTTCAGAAGATATGACGGACAGGTTTTTCTTGGCTATTTAATCTGGTACGGCGTCGGCCGGTTCTTTATTGAAGGACTGCGTACGGACAGCCTGATTACCCCGGTTATTCCTCTCAGGGTCTCACAGGTAGTTGCTGTAATAACGGTTTTAACCGGTATCGCATTGTTGATTGTTTTCCGCAACAGAACCGCTCTTACCGGATGCGGTTCCCCGAAAGTCATGGCTCTGAATGCCGTGGTGGATGAAGTACCGGAAGAATTGATTGACGACGATACAAGCACTATTTTTGACACAGACGCTTCTGAAGATACGTCGGACGGCGCGGTACAGGAAGAGCCTGCTGCGTCCGAACCAGTCGCGGAGCCGGAAGAACCCGTTTCAGCTTCTTCCGAGGATACGGCGGAAGAAACCGAGAAATCATGA
- a CDS encoding arginine repressor, with protein MKTRRHAKILELINEYAIDTQEELLRRLREDGFEVTQATVSRDIKELRLIKTLSHDGKYRYSTGRSNTADYSSKFYSLLSDSAVQIDYACNLVVIKCHAGMAQAVCAAMDTMHWQGSVGTLAGDDTIFIAMRDEDHAQQLVAELKKMVG; from the coding sequence TTGAAAACACGACGACACGCAAAAATCCTTGAATTGATTAACGAATACGCGATTGATACTCAGGAAGAACTGCTGCGCCGCCTGCGCGAAGACGGTTTTGAAGTAACCCAGGCCACCGTTTCCCGCGATATTAAAGAGCTCAGGCTGATCAAGACTCTGTCCCACGACGGAAAATACAGATACTCCACCGGCAGAAGCAACACGGCCGATTACTCCTCTAAATTTTATTCCCTCCTTTCCGATTCTGCAGTGCAGATTGACTACGCATGCAATCTGGTGGTAATCAAATGCCATGCGGGCATGGCGCAGGCTGTTTGTGCGGCAATGGACACCATGCACTGGCAGGGCTCCGTCGGCACTCTGGCCGGGGACGATACCATTTTTATTGCGATGAGGGACGAAGACCATGCACAGCAGCTGGTTGCTGAACTTAAAAAAATGGTTGGGTG